The following proteins are co-located in the Halarcobacter sp. genome:
- a CDS encoding methyl-accepting chemotaxis protein: MLNKISIKVKLYILAIMSIFGLGVLSVLLFQSISNVHTLGNAKALVETLNSDMLMLRRNEKDFLARKDLKYKASFTKNTETLKSNIRELDLLLKELDVDNSDLIKFDEIIEKYKNVFFSLVSKQQEIGLNPKDGLYGSLREAVHKVQDSAKKSHNNKLLAIVYDLRKQEKDFMLRRDLKYVDKFSKIINDLLAMDSLVAGDRKDFLISYKNDFLTLVEAEKVLGLDSKSGIQGEMRKTIHQTEMLLKKMTKDASQFIEASIKQIETTVIIISIVIIFIILIFSLVIAKNIAQRLKEFQGGLLNFFKYLNREVNEVKLLDADSHDEVGIMAITVNENIDKIKHMIDEDRNTIDNTIEVLSEFEKGAFTKKVTAHCTNPSLNELTSLINQMGTNLEKNITTVLDILEQYSNSNFMNKVPTEGLKEHILELAGGVNSLGSAITNILVENKKSGVTINDSAHSLLENIKTLNTNSNKAAAALEETAAALEEVTSNVTGNTDMIIQMSGYANELNHAATQGSNLANETTKAMDEINNEVTAINEAITVIDQIAFQTNILSLNAAVEAATAGEAGKGFAVVAQEVRNLAARSAEAAKEIKDIVTEATQKANSGKNIADTMITGYESLNINVSKTLELISSVETASKEQLTGIKQINDAINSLDQQTQENAGIANETQEIANTTSTIADKIIEEANEKEFVGKNDIKETKRVSDKKSTTIHLSKKTEVQSKSPIKNENIKKDNNVEIKPINVDDDEWESF, from the coding sequence ATGCTAAATAAAATCTCAATAAAAGTAAAACTTTATATATTGGCAATTATGTCAATTTTTGGTTTAGGAGTACTAAGTGTACTTTTGTTTCAATCAATTTCTAATGTTCATACTCTAGGAAATGCAAAAGCATTAGTTGAAACTTTGAATTCTGATATGTTGATGTTAAGAAGAAATGAGAAAGATTTTCTGGCAAGAAAAGATTTAAAATATAAAGCTAGTTTCACAAAAAATACAGAGACATTAAAATCAAATATTAGAGAATTAGATCTATTATTAAAAGAATTAGATGTTGATAATTCAGATTTAATTAAATTTGATGAAATAATTGAAAAATATAAAAATGTATTTTTTTCACTTGTTTCTAAACAACAAGAGATTGGATTAAATCCAAAAGATGGTTTATATGGAAGTTTAAGAGAAGCTGTACATAAAGTACAAGATAGTGCAAAAAAATCCCATAATAATAAACTTTTAGCAATAGTATATGATTTAAGAAAACAAGAAAAAGATTTTATGTTAAGAAGAGATTTAAAATATGTAGATAAATTTTCAAAGATAATCAATGACCTATTAGCAATGGACAGTTTAGTTGCAGGAGATAGAAAGGACTTTTTAATAAGTTATAAAAATGATTTCTTGACATTGGTTGAGGCAGAGAAAGTTTTAGGTTTAGATAGTAAATCTGGAATTCAAGGTGAAATGAGAAAAACTATTCATCAAACTGAAATGTTATTAAAAAAGATGACAAAAGATGCATCACAATTTATAGAAGCTTCAATTAAACAAATTGAAACTACAGTTATCATTATTTCTATAGTAATTATTTTTATAATTTTAATTTTTTCTTTAGTTATAGCAAAAAATATTGCACAAAGATTAAAAGAGTTTCAAGGTGGTTTACTAAACTTTTTTAAATATTTAAATAGAGAAGTTAATGAAGTAAAATTACTTGATGCGGATTCTCATGATGAAGTTGGGATAATGGCAATAACTGTAAATGAAAACATTGATAAAATTAAACATATGATAGATGAAGATAGAAATACAATTGATAATACAATTGAAGTTTTATCAGAGTTTGAAAAAGGTGCATTTACAAAAAAAGTAACTGCTCACTGTACAAATCCATCTTTAAATGAGTTAACAAGTCTTATTAATCAAATGGGTACAAACCTTGAAAAAAACATTACTACTGTACTAGATATTTTAGAGCAATATTCAAATAGTAACTTTATGAACAAAGTTCCAACAGAAGGACTAAAAGAACATATTTTAGAACTTGCAGGTGGAGTTAACTCTTTAGGTAGTGCGATTACAAATATCTTAGTGGAAAATAAGAAAAGTGGTGTAACAATAAATGACTCAGCACATTCTTTACTAGAAAATATTAAAACTTTAAATACAAACTCAAATAAAGCAGCAGCAGCATTAGAAGAAACAGCAGCAGCATTAGAAGAGGTTACAAGTAATGTAACAGGAAATACTGATATGATTATTCAAATGTCAGGTTATGCAAATGAGTTAAATCATGCAGCAACACAAGGTAGTAATTTAGCAAATGAAACTACAAAAGCTATGGATGAGATTAATAATGAAGTAACAGCTATTAATGAAGCAATTACTGTAATTGACCAAATAGCATTTCAAACAAATATTTTATCACTAAATGCAGCAGTAGAAGCAGCAACAGCAGGTGAAGCTGGAAAAGGTTTTGCTGTAGTTGCTCAAGAGGTAAGAAACCTTGCAGCTAGGTCTGCTGAAGCAGCAAAAGAGATTAAAGATATAGTCACTGAAGCAACACAAAAAGCAAATAGCGGTAAAAATATTGCAGATACAATGATAACAGGATATGAGAGTTTAAATATTAATGTTTCAAAAACTTTAGAGTTAATTTCAAGTGTAGAAACAGCTAGTAAGGAGCAATTAACAGGAATAAAACAAATAAATGATGCAATTAACTCTTTAGACCAACAAACACAAGAAAATGCAGGAATTGCAAACGAAACACAAGAGATAGCAAATACTACTTCAACTATAGCAGATAA
- a CDS encoding 2-dehydropantoate 2-reductase: MKIIILGTGGIGAFYGAKLILSGNSVKFIARGEHLKVLKERGLNLTHSTFAFNEKIDVYSLDEIDSKIIQESDAIIFSTKSTSTKELAKKLSNIIDKNISYPYLISLQNGVENEDILCEYFQKEKVIGGISRKIGAHIIEPGVIESTGDVETIIGAIKENDLNRTFMESFKNSLVNADTKCEIVSDIKVELWKKLIINNGVNAICALLRVKTGIVMTNEKLSQIVYGLMKETAIAAKIDNVEISEKDVEQMFELIKHFDSIKPSMLVDVENGRTIEIDEICNVVIKKCEQLDYDASYTKTISYLLDFIYYN, translated from the coding sequence AATTTTATCAGGTAATAGTGTAAAGTTTATTGCAAGAGGTGAGCACTTAAAAGTTCTAAAAGAAAGAGGTTTGAACTTAACACACAGTACATTTGCTTTTAATGAAAAGATTGATGTTTATAGTTTAGATGAAATTGATTCTAAGATAATTCAAGAAAGTGATGCAATTATATTTTCTACAAAATCAACTTCTACAAAAGAACTTGCTAAAAAGTTAAGTAATATTATTGATAAAAATATATCTTATCCATATTTAATCTCTTTGCAAAATGGTGTTGAAAATGAAGATATATTATGTGAATATTTTCAAAAAGAAAAAGTTATTGGAGGAATATCAAGAAAAATTGGTGCACATATTATTGAACCAGGAGTAATTGAATCAACAGGAGATGTTGAAACTATAATTGGTGCTATTAAAGAAAATGATCTAAATAGAACTTTTATGGAGAGTTTTAAAAATAGTTTAGTTAATGCTGACACAAAATGTGAAATTGTATCAGATATTAAAGTTGAATTATGGAAAAAACTTATTATAAATAATGGTGTTAATGCTATATGTGCTTTATTAAGAGTAAAAACTGGTATTGTTATGACAAATGAAAAATTATCTCAAATTGTTTATGGTTTGATGAAAGAGACTGCAATTGCAGCAAAAATTGATAATGTTGAAATATCAGAAAAAGATGTAGAACAAATGTTTGAATTAATTAAACATTTCGATTCAATAAAACCATCAATGCTTGTTGATGTTGAAAACGGCAGAACCATAGAGATTGATGAGATTTGTAATGTTGTAATTAAAAAATGTGAACAGCTTGATTATGATGCCTCATATACAAAAACAATATCTTATTTACTTGACTTTATCTATTACAATTAA